Sequence from the Corallococcus sp. EGB genome:
GCATTCGGAGACCGGCACGCGCTCCGTCGCGCTCACGCCCCTGGACCTGGACGCCGCGCACCAGGAGACCTTCGTGCGGGCCTTCCGCCCCCACATGCGCCAGGCCTACGACGGCGTGCGCCCCTACCTGGGCTTCCTGCTCAGCGTCGCCCGGTCCACCGCCATTGATTTGATGCGCGCCTCCGGCCGCGTGGCCCGGGAGGCCATCCCCCTGGAAGACGCGCCGGAGCTCACGCACGCCTCCACCGAGGGCAAGAGCCCGGAGGAAGAAGCGCTGGGCGCCGAGGTCCGCACCCTCGTGCGCCGCTTCCTGGAGGGCCTGCCCGACGAAGGGCGCGCGCTCGCGCAGCTGCGCTTCATGGACGGCCTGTCCCAGGAGTCCGCCGCCAACCAGCTGAAGCTCACCCGCGGCGAGCTGCGGGTGCGCGAACGCCGCCTGCGGTTGCAGTTCACCGAACACCTGAAGGACTCGGGGTGGTTGGACGGTGATGCCGTCCCGGGACGCCTCCAGCTGGGCGCCCTGCTGGCCACCCTGGCCCTGCTGTGCGCCATCCCATTCGGGAGCCTCCCATGAAGTGGTACGAACGCCATGTGGACGCGGGACTGACGCGCTGGTCGCTGGGAGAGCTGTCCGCCCCCGAATCCTCGCGGCTCCTGCGCCACGCCCACGCCTGCGCCCGCTGCGGCGCCCGCTACGACAAGTGGGCCCGCGCCCACCGCGTCCTCGAGTCCGGCCAGACGGACACCCCCACCGCCACGGAGCTGGAGACGCTCACCGCCGCGGGCCTGGACGCCGCCCTCAACGCCGCCGCGCCCCCGGACGCCGCCCCGGCCCGGTGGCCCACGCTGGCGGTGCTCGGCGCGACGCTCGCGGCCCTCTTCCTGGTCGTGAGGGTGACGCCCACCTCCGTGGGCCCCACCGCTCCCTCCGAACCCGAGTGGAGCCCGCGGGGGGCCGTGCATGACCCGGCCCCGCCGCTGGCCCAGCCCGTCCTGCGCGTCTTCTGCGCGGCGCCGGGCCAATCGCTGTTCGAACTGCGCCCCGGGACGGCGTGCCCGCCGGGCGCCACGCTGGCCTTCGCGGCGGGGGCCCGTCCTCCCTACACCCACGTCGCGGTGCGCGTGCGCGCCGGCGGCCACGAGGAGATCA
This genomic interval carries:
- a CDS encoding RNA polymerase sigma factor → MEAFRRGDTAVLTQVYRTYSPEVLRYLSRRFAVHSETGTRSVALTPLDLDAAHQETFVRAFRPHMRQAYDGVRPYLGFLLSVARSTAIDLMRASGRVAREAIPLEDAPELTHASTEGKSPEEEALGAEVRTLVRRFLEGLPDEGRALAQLRFMDGLSQESAANQLKLTRGELRVRERRLRLQFTEHLKDSGWLDGDAVPGRLQLGALLATLALLCAIPFGSLP